The genomic interval ATCTGCGCGAGCGCCACGGCGGTCTCGTCAGCCTCGGTGCCGCTCGCCGAGAAGAACGCCTTCGCGATCTTGCCGGGCGCGAGCTTCACGAGCTTCTCGGCGAGCTCCACGATCCCGACCGTCGGGTAGAGCGTGGAAACGTGCCCGAGCCTGTCGATCTGTGCCTTCACGGCCGCGTTCACGCGCGGGTGAGCCTGACCGAGGCTGACCGTCAGAATGCCGCCGAAGAAGTCGAGGTACTCGGTGCCGTCGAGGTCCTTCACACGAAGGCCCTTGCCCTCGTCGAGCACGACGGGCTCGTCGTAGTAGTTTCCCACGCTCGGGAAGAGGAACTCTTTGTGCTTCTGCCTGACCTCGGCCGATGTCTTCTTCGTCACGTGCCCCTCGCGCCTCCGATTTTCTCGAAGTGACCACCGAATCACGCCGAACGGCGCCCCGTAAATTCTTTTTGAATGACGCAGTGCTATAAGGTCAACCTTCTTGACTAGTCGGGGTCGGGGAGGGGGCTCCCCGCCGGTCCGAGAAGTCACGGATCTCGTCGCGGAGCATCTCGAGATCGCGCCGAGGCCCCGGGCCGATCTCGATGTCTCCCCGCGGCGAGTGGATCTCCAGGTACTCGCCCGCGATGGCGGTGCTGTCGATCTCGTCGAAGGCCCGTACGGCCCCCGCGAAGGTGACACCGTGACCGTCGACGACGGCGTCGAGCGGGAGGGTGGACGTGATGCCCCAAAGGACGGCGGCGATGACCGTGGTGACGAGCGCGAGAGGGGCGGCGTACGGCGAGGTCGCGGACGAGCCCGTGGCCTCCCACGCCGACGCGAGCGCGAGCAGCACCGCGGCGAGGACGGGCAACAGGAGGGCGAGGAGTGGAAAAACGAGGCCACGGCCGAAGGCGTGCACGCGCCGGATTTCTGCGGCGGCCCGCACCGTGGCGTCGGAGACCGGACCGTGGCGGAGGGACTTTCGCAGCACGGCGACGAACGCGATGGCGAGCGCGATCACCACGAGGAGGCCCATTCCGAACATGGAGCTCGTGCTCATCGCCGCGTCGTAGAGGCCATGAAGCGCGGCCGACGCGAGGAGCCAAGGCACGACGCGGGCTCCCGGCCGGACGAGGCGCTCTCCGAGCGCGTGGCCCCAGAGGCCCGAGAGAAACACGTGCACGGGAAGGGCGGTGAACGCCCGCCCGACGACCAACGTCGCGGATACGCGCCCGCTGGCGAAGTAGACGAGGTTCTCCGCCGCCGCGAAGCCGAGGGCCGCGATGGCCGCGTAGACGATCCCGTCGACGGGCTCGTCGAACTCCCTGCGTTTGGTCGCGTAGCGTGTCGCGAGGAGCTTCGCGCCCTCCTCCGGCAAGCCCACGAAAAGCGCGAACCCGATCGACGCGAGCGGGAGGGCCTTGGGGAGGCCACCGAACGTGAGAAGCTCCGGGGTCGTGTAGGGCGAGAGCCGAGAGAGGCCCCACTCGACGAGCCCGGCGGCGGGGGCCGCGAGTGCCCCCATGACGAACGTCACTCCGACGAGCCCGAGCGGCTCCGGGTGGGCGCGATCGAACCGCCGAACGAACGCGGCGTACACGAGCGAGAGCACGACGGGCAGGATCACGGCGAACCCCGCGAGCATCGGAGCCGGAGGAGCGACGCTCCGCGATGGCGCCCCGAGGTCGGGGAGCGCGGGGAGGGAGAGGAACGCCGCCGTGGCGCGGGCGCGCTCGTAGGCCACGAGGTCGTCGCCGAAGGTGAGGCCGAGCGTGCCCTCGGGGCGCCCCACGAACACGGCAAAACCTCTCGAAGCGAGCACCGCGGTCGTGCCGGACACTCGCCCCAAAGCCTCCGCTGCGGGCGTGCCTTCCCGCGCGTGGACCCGCAGCGCGGCGCCGTCGCGGACGATGTCCAGATCTCTCGCGTCGAGGACGGCGACGCGCGGGCCCACGACGACGCGCGACAGAGACCCGTTCCCGAGCCGCCGAACGAGCGCGACGTCCCCTTCGGCCTTCTCGGGGGGCGCGGTCTCGGGCCCCTCGCACGCAGGGGCACAGCGGAAGGCGAACGTGTGGAGCTCGAGGCCCGAGGGACGGCCGAGCTCTCGCTCCACGTCGGGGCCGAGGTCCGCCGTCGACCGCACGACGAGCCTCGTGCCTTCGCGCTTCACGTCGGCCGAGAGGTGCACCACGGCGAGGCGTTGACGCACCCTCATGACGACGTCGGCGGGGGCGTTCGCCGGCAGCGTGTAGGTCGTGGTCACGTCGGAGAGGCCCGGGAGCGCGCAGCCCGCGGAAAGAACGGCGAGCAGCACGAGCGCGAGGGCCACGAGGGCGCGGGCCCACGATGTTCCGCGCGAGAATTCGTCCGAGATGTGGGGCGTTGTGGTCGACACGGGGAGGGGAGACGGGTGAGAATACGGGAGGTCATTTCGAATGAGTAGGAGCCACGGAGAGTCGCCGCGCGTCACCGCCCTCATCGGGCAGGAGATCGACGGCCGCTATCGCGTCGACTCCGTGATCGCGCGCGGCGGAATGGGCGCCGTGCTGCGTGGCACGCACCTCGTCCTCGGTCAGCCCGTGGCCATCAAGGTGATGCTCGACGCCGAAATGCGCGAGGGGACCCTCCGCGAGCGGTTCCTCCGAGAGGCTCGGATCCTGGCCCAGCTCCGAGCTCCCACCATCGCGAGCATCCTCGACGCCGGGCTCTTGCCCGACGGTACCGTGTACATCGTGATGGAGCTGCTCGAGGGCGAGGACCTCGAGTCGGTCCTCGTGACGCGCGGGCGGCTCCCGGTCGACGTGACCGCGCGCATCGTGGCCCAGGTGTGCGAGGGGCTCGCCGAGGCCCACGAGCAAGGGGTCGTTCATCGGGATCTGAAGCCCGCGAACATCTTCCTCTCGGATCGGCCGAACGGTGAAAAATCCGTTAAAATCATAGACTTCGGCATCTCCAAACGCGAGGGCGAGGTCAGCGAGACGACCGGCGTGAACACGATGGTGGGCTCGCCGTTCTACATGGCGCCGGAGCAAATCTACGCGTCGCGCAGCGTCGACGGTCGCGCCGACATCTGGTCGCTCGGCGTCATCCTCTACCGCCTCGTCGTGGGCAGCCAGCCGTTCGAGGCGCCCACGCTCCCGTCGATCTTGGTCAAGATCAAGTCGACGTCTCCGCCGTTCCCTCCCGAGATCGATCCCCGGTTCGTCGACGTCGTGAAGCGCTGCCTCGAGAAGGACAAGGCGCGCCGTTACCCGAGCGCGCTCGAGCTTCGCGACGACCTGCTGCGCCTCTCCGGGGACGGGGCACGCTCCGTCGTCGGCCTCTCGGATGGTAACCCTCGGAGCTCGCGGGCCCGCATCTCGTCGGTCGATCTCGACGAACGGCGCGGCTCGCGGAGCCACGTCGACGACGGCGCCACGACGCGCTCCTTGTCGGGCGCGATGTCCTCGTCTCTCTCGCTCACGCGCGCGCGTGATGCGCACGGCGAGAGCCTCGCTCTGAGCCTCGGCGACGCGGATCTGGTCATCGAGGAGTCCCCCCACGGGAAGACCCAGCCCGACGCCGAGACCCCCTACGCGACCTCGGAGATCGAGGTGCTCGGCGAGGCCGTCGCTCCCGCTCCGGAGACACCGCGGGGAGCGCCCCCGGCCCCGCGCGCGCGTGTCGTGGCGGACGACATGAAGGCGACCGTGCCCCGCCTTTTCCCGACACCCGAGGTCGTGCGAGCGCAGCAGGCGTCGCTCTCGTCCGAGGGGCGACCGTCCCCGTTCCCGAAGGCCCTCGACGCTCCCCGCGCCCCCGCGGAGCCGATGCGGGGGTGGTCTCCGTCCACGTGGTCTCCGGCGGCGCCGGTGTCGTCCGAGGCGCCCGGAGAGCCCACGGATCCGGCGGTCGCGCGGCCCGTCGAGGCCCCACCTTTCGGCACGTGGGTCGTCGGCACGGCCATCACGGTCTCGCTCCTCCTCGGCGGGGTCTTGCTCGCGGCGCAATGCGGGAGCACGAGCCCGCCGCCGCCGCCGCCTCCCGCGGCGACCGCACGAGCTGGTCCAACGCCGTCGACCAGTGACCCGTCGACGTTGCCTCCGCACTCGCCCCCCGTGCTGGTCGTGTTGAGCCCGCCGCCGCCCCCGCCCGTCGAGCCCTCCGACGCGTCCGACGCCGGGCGACCCCACTGAACGACACCCTCGTACATCTCCGGTGCACGACGGCGCGCCGTCCTTCGAGTATATAGGGCCCATGCCGAGCCCTACGGTCCTCTACCTCGTCGCCGCTCTCTCGATCGTGGGCCTCTTCACGTGGGTCGGTCTCGTGTGGAAGAACGTGCAAGCGAGCTGGGACGCGAGCCCCGAGGAGCGCGCAAAACACGCGGCAAAGCCCGCCGAGGTCGGCACGAAGAAGAAGCCCGCCAAGGCCAAGGCCGACGAAGCCAAGGCCGACGAAGCCAAGGCCGACGAAGCCAAGGCCGACGAAGCCAAGGCCGACGAAGCCAAAGCCGACGAAGCCAAGGCCGACGAAGCCAAAGCCGACGAAGCCAAGGCCGACGAAGCCAAAGCCGACGAAGCCAAGGCCGACGAAGCCAAAGCCGACGAGGCCAAGGCCGACGAAGCCAAGGCCGACGAGGCCAAAGCCGACGAGGCCAAGGCCGACGAAGCCAAGGCCGACGAGGCCAAGGCCGACGAGTCCGAGGAGGCATGACGTGACGTTCCGTCCGCTTGCTCCGAGTGACGCGGCGCTCCTTCGAGAGGCGACGTTCGGTAACGTCAACTGGACGGGCGAGGCGCGTGTCTCGCGGGCCGCGTTCGAGGCGTCCCCCGAGCTCCTCCGATATGCCGCCTTCGACCCCACGCGGGGCGACTTCGGCTTCGTCGCCGAGGGCGACGTGGGCGTCGTGTGGGTCCTCTTCCTCGACGAGCGTGCGCCTGGATACGGCTTCGTGGAGGACGGCGTGCCCGAGCTCGGTATCCACGTCGAGCGAGCCCATAGATCGCGAGGGCTCGGCGCAGCGCTGCTCCATCGTGTGATCGAGGAAGGTCGCCGGCGCGGTCTCGAGCGACTCTCGCTCAGCGTCGAAGCGGACAATCCGGCCGTGAGGCTCTACCGCAAGGCGGGCTTCGCCCCTTTCGATACCACGCGCGGGATCCACGTCCTTTCGCTCGCGCCGGACGGAGTAGGTAAAGTATAGAAATGGCTAGGCTTTCTGGCGTGCCGCTACGGTAGCCCGTCGGCCGTGACCTTGGCCGCCTTGAGCACGCCGCGGAAGAGATAGTCGTCGTAGGCGCCCGGGAGGGACGACCAGACGACCCAGGGATCACGGAAGTCTCCCCACGCGTCGACCGGGCGGAGCAGCTCCTCGGCGCCGAGGAGCGGCAGCTCGATCACGTACTCACGCGGCGGGATGGCCGCGTTCTCTTCGAAGATCTCCGACTCGAGCTCGATGCGCTCGTAGGACTCGACGAGGCCCTTGTGGCGCTCGGGGTCGAGCTCGCGGATCTGGAGCAGCGACCACCCGGCGTCGACCAGCACGGGGTACATGTCGTCCTCCGCGGACTCGTCGAAGAGGGGGGCTCCGGTCGGCTCGATGCCGATGCTGCCCAAGAGCGCCGCGAGCTTCCCCGGCGCCTTCGTTCGCCCTGCGAGCGCGTCCTCGTCCCAGAACGCGGCGAGCGCCGCGCAGAGCTCCTTGTCGGTGACTTCCCGCACGAGCCGCGGATCCTTCGAGTCGCGCTCGATCGTCGGATCGCCCAGCACCGCGCGGGCCCACGCACACGCCTCGACGAGCGGCTCGACCGGATCGCAGGCCGCGAGCACGAACGCGTGGACGAGGTGGTGCCTCTCCTTCACGTAGCGGTTTCCGCCGAGCGCCCGCACGACACGGACGGCAGCTTCGGGGGACAGGGGAGGGAGGTCCAGAGCGACGAGTCGGGTCATCGATGCCTCACGTCTTTAGCCCGAAGAAGCGCCCGATGGCCTCGAAGATCCGCTCCTCTTCCTCTCCGCGTGACTTCGTGCGCTCGCCAGCCGCCGAGAGTAGTGACATCCGCCGCTCCGCGAGCAACGACGACAGCTCTTTCGCGATCTCGGGGCGGTTCAGGAGGACCTTCTCGAAGCCCTCTTTGCGGAGACGGAAACACTCGACGTCGGTCTTGGCGACCACGTCGGCGATCCTCGGTTCGCCAGTCATGAGCCCCATTTCACCAAAGAAATCAGGTGCTTGGATGGTCCCGAGCTTCGTGGTCTCGCCGTCCTCGTGGGTGCGTCGGACCTCGGCCTCGCCCGACGTCATCACGTAGAGCCAGTGCGCCATCGCGCCCTGCCGGGTCATCTTCTCGCCCGCGGTGAAGGGCACGTAGTCGAGCTGGGCCTCGAGCACCGCGCGCTCTTCGGGCTCGAGGGCGCGAAAAATGGTCACCGTCGACAGCGCGTCCCTGCGGCGGAGCTTGTGGCGCTCCTCGCGTCGTGCGTCGGCCTCGTCTCCCTCGAGCCGAATGTGGGTCTCGACGGGCATGGCGAGCGGAATGCCCGCGCGCCGAAGCGACGCGTGGACACGCGACAAGACGGCCGAGCTCGTGCGCGAGTCGGGGCCGAGGTCCAAGATGAAGTAGCGCACTTCGTAGACGGCGAAGCTCTGGCGCATGTCCCGGCCGAGATCGACGCACCAGACCGACGGCGGAGGGTCGTCGGCGACGTTTGGGAGAGGGGAGGCGAGGAGCGCGTCTGTGACGACCGACACGACGCGGGTCGGCGCGGTGCGAAAGTCGACGTTGAAGAGGTGCTTCATGCGCCGAGGGACGGATTTTCCGCCCCGCCGGCCGAGCACTGTGAACGTGCTGGTCATGAGCTGCGAGTTCGGCAACACGATGGTGTCGAAGTCGCGCGTCTCGAGGATGGTGCAGCGCCAGCGGATCTCGCGCACGACACCTTGGCGCCCGTTCTCGAGCTGGACCCAATCGCCGACCTTGAACGAGCCGTCGAGCTGCAGCGTCACGCCGCCGAGCACGTTCCCGAGCGTCGATTGGAGGGAGAGCGCGAGCACGGCCGAGAACACGGCGCCCGTCGTCAGGACCGACGAGAGGGAGAACCCCGAAGCCGCGAGCACCGCGCCCGTGCCGAGCGCGTACGCGAGGCCGAGCACGAGGTCGCTCACGATCTTCGCCGGGTGGAGCCCGAGCCGCGGGAGCCCGAGATCGAAGACCACCGCCGCGACCACGTTGATGGCCGTGAACGTCGCGAAGGCGTGCGCGACGACCCGCGCCGTACGCGCCCACCCGAGCCCCGTACGGTCGAGCACGAAGCTCACGCCGAGGGTCAACGCATAGAGCGCATAGAGAATGACGAGCCGCCGGACCACCCAACGGTGGTCCTTGGCGAACGCGTTGACGAGCGACGCGACAACGACGATGCCGACGAGCAGCACCCCCGCGGCGGCGAGCTCCGTGCCGAAGCCCAAGCCCCCCCTCAGCCCTTCAACCGAAGGCCTCGTCGAGCAAGCGCTGCTGCTCGAGATCGTGGCTCGCCTTGCTCCCGGTGGCCGGGCTCGCCGCGGCGGGGCGGGACACGATCTGGTACGGGCGCTTCAGGTTCGGGAAGAAACATGCCGAGAGGAAGTAACAAGCTCCCGCGTTGCGAGGCTCCTCTTGCACCCACACCACGGGGACGTCGGTCGGGTAGGGGGCGAGCGCTGTTTCTAGAGCATTTCCGAGAGGATAGAGCTGCTCGAGCCTCAGGATGGCGACGTCGGCGCGGCCCTTCTTCTCGCGCGCGTCGACGAGGTCGTAATAGACCTTCCCCGAGCACACGAGGACACGCTTCGTCGCCTTCGGCTCCACGACCGGGTCGCCGATCACCTTCTGGAAGGCGCCGTTCGCGAGATCGTCCACCGTCGAGACGGCCTTCGGGTGGCGGAGGAGGCTCTTTGGCGTGAAGACGACGAGGGGCTTTCTCCACTTGCGCTTCACCTGCCGGCGCAGCGCATGGAAGATCTGCGCGGGCGTCGTGAGGTTCATGATCTGAATGTTGTCTTGCGCGGCGAGCTGCAAAAAGCGCTCGATGCGCGCGCTCGAGTGCTCGGGGCCCTGGCCCTCGTAGCCGTGCGGGAGCAGGAGCACGAGGCCCGACATGCGGTTCCACTTGTCCTCGCCCGAGACGATGAACTGGTCGATGATGACCTGCGCGCCGTTCGCGAAGTCGCCGAACTGGGCCTCCCAGAGGACGAGGCCTTCCGGGCAGTCGAGCGAGTAGCCGTACTCGAACCCGAGCACGCCGGCCTCGGAGAGCGGGCTGTCGAACACGTCGAACGACGCGCCGAGATGCTGGAGCGGCGTGTGTCGGACGCCCGTGCTCATGTCGTAGAGCGTGGCGTGCCGGTGCGTGAAGGTGCCGCGCCGCGCGTCTTGCCCCGAGAGGCGGATGCGGTGCCCCTCGGTCACGAGGGTCGCGAACGCGAGGTGCTCGGCCGTGCCCCAGTCGAAGGTCGCGCCGGAGCCCACCTTCTTCGCGCGCCCCTCGATGAGGGCGTGCACCTTGGCGTTCGGGGTGAAGCCTGGCGGGAGGGCCGTGAGCTTGTGCGAGAGCTCGACGAGGCGCTCCTTGGACACCGCGGTGGGGACCTCGGGCGTCTCGGCGTCGGGGCCACCTTTGTAGCCGGCCCAGAGGCCACCACCCGCGGCCGGGAGCTTGTTGTAGTCGCCCTTCGTGGCATCCTCGAGCGCGCGGTCGAGCACGAGCTTGCGGTCGTCGCGGATGGCGTTCGCGCGGGCCTCGTCGATGTGCCCGGACTGGAGGAGGCGCCTTACGTAAACATCCCGGATCGTTGGCTTTTTGTCGATCGCAGCGTACATCGTCGGCTGCGTGAAGCGCGGCTCGTCGGTCTCGTTGTGGCCGTAGCGGCGGTAGCAGTACATGTCGATGACGACGTCCTGCGCGAACTTCTGCCGGTACTCGATCGCGAGGCGCGCGACGTGGATGACGGCCTCCGGATCCTCGCCGTTCACGTGGAACACCGGGACACGCATCATGCGCGCGATGTCGGTGCAATAGCGGGTCGACCGCGAGTCCTCCGGGATCGTCGTGAAGCCGATCTGGTTGTTGACGACGAGGTGCACGGTGCCGCCCGTGGCGTAGCCCTCGAGGCCCGCCATGTTGAGCGTCTCCGGGACGACTCCCTGGCCGATGAAGGCCGCGTCGCCGTGGATGAGGAGCGGCATGACGCTCTTGCGCTTGCGCCGGTCCTGCTTCGCGCGCACACGCCCCTCGACCACCGGGTTCACGAACTCGAGGTGGCTCGGGTTGAAGGCGAGCGTGAGGTGGATGCTCTTTCCGGCCCCGGTGACGCGATCGGTGGAGTGCCCGAGGTGGTACTTCACGTCGCCGCCGCCCACGAAGCGCTCCGGGTTCTTGTCACGGAACGCGGCGAAGAGCTCTTGGGCGGGCTTGTCCATGATGTTGACGAGCACGTTCAGGCGCCCGCGGTGGGCCATGCCGAACACGATCTCGTCGACGTCGTGTTTGCCCGCCTCTTCGACCAGGAGATCGAGCATCGCGATCATGCTCTCGGCGCCTTCGAGCGAGAAGCGCTTCGCGCCGAGGAAGTTCTTGTGGATGAACTGCTCGAGGTTCTCGGCGTCCGTCAGCTTCGTGAGGATGCGGAGCACCTCGTCGTGCGCGAGCGTCGGGCGGTTGCGGCTCGCCTCCATCTTGTTCTGGAGCCACTCGCGCGCTTCGACGTTCTCGATGTGACGAAACTCGACGCCGATGGAGCTCCCGTACGTCTCGCGCAGGTGGGCGATGATCGCCCGCAGCGGGGCGTGGGGCGGCATGCCTGCGATGCCCACGGTGGGGAACGTCTCGTCGAGCTGCGCGGCCGACAAGTCGAACCTGTGCAGATCGAACTCGTCGCTCGGCTCGGGGGGCGCGCCGAGCGGATCGAGGTGCGCGTGCATGTGCCCGCTCGTGCGGTACGCGTTCACGAGTTGGAAGACCCGGCCTTGAAGCGCGGCGGCGTCGAGGAGATCTTGGCGCGGCATGGCCGCGGGCGCGGACGAGGGGCGTTCGACCACCACGGTCCCGTTGCCCGAGCCGTTCGCGCGGGCATAGGGGCGATCGAGCTCGGCGAAGAACGTTCGCCACTTCTCGTCGACCGACTGCGGGCTCTGAAGATAGCGGGCGTGAAGCTCTTCTACGACGCCGGCGTTGATACCGAACTCCTCGAACATCTCGTCGACCCTTGGGTGATGGCGCTGCCGCGGCAAAAGCGTCGCCGCAGGCAACAGCGCGGGCCGACCACGATAGACAAAAACCCTATCGATTTCGAGCGGTCCTTTTGCAGTGCGACACGACGGCGCGCCGAGCTGCGAGGCGCTCACGAAAGGCGAAAAGACACGTACATTCGAGTGGTTACGCTCGAAGGTGAGAGGGTCTCGCACTTCTTGCGCGAATTCGAGCAGCGTCTCGGGCTCGCCGAACGGCTCAGGTGCTCGACTTGCGGTGCGTCGGGTCGAGCCAGGCGCGGATGTCCGCCGAGGGATCGAGTGCGACCACCATGACGTCCACCGAGATGGCGCTCACACGTGTGCCTTGGGGCGCGACATGAACGCCGTTGGCGTCCTTCCAGAGCACGCAGCGCACCGCCTGGGTGGTGGCGATGGGCTTCCGCTCCTCGGGGCGCGACGACGACGGCGCCGGCCGCTCGCTCGGAGGGGCGTGCTCGATCGAGACCGGGGCTCTCGGAGGCCCGAGGTCGGCGAGGTCCTTGCCGCTGAGCGTCTTGGTCGGTTGGGCGTCCCAGTCGGACGCCGATCCGAGCGCCTTCAACGGGCGGCGGCCACGGAGGACCTCGATCGCGTTCAGCTCCGTGAGCGCGGGCATTTGGGCCGTGGCGTCCATGGGCATGCGCGGCGGCGGCTGGCTCGACGGGGGCGGGGGCGACCACTCCTCCTCGCGCTCGCCTTCGGCTCCTGGACCGATTCCCGCGAGCGTGCCCGTGTCCTCGTCGTGAGAGGCGCCGGCGGTCGGCTCGGCGTCCGGTTGCGTGGCGAGGCGCACCCTTCCTTGCGACCGGCGGGCGTCGTCGTGGGCGTCGCCTTCGCCGGGGCTCGCCTCGGAGCTCGGCATGAGCACCTCTTCCGCCGGAGCGAGGGCCTGTACCGGCGCGGGTACGGACGGCGCACGCGAAGGAACGCTCGCCGGGCGCGCGGAGGGGGGTGGCTCGGAGCGTGGCGCGAGCGGAGGGGAGACGCGCGGAATCAGCCCCGAGCTCGAGGTCACCCCGCGGGAGGGCGTCACCGCCGGGAGAGGGGGCCGCGCCGAGCCCGGTGGTCGCGCGGAGGCAGGGGATGGAGGGTTCGAGGGCGCCGCGGCGGCGGCCTGCGGGGTAGCCTCGAGCAGCGCGGCCGCCGAGGCCGAGGGGTGAGACGCGGACGATGTCGTGCGCCTTCCCACACGTGTCGAGAGGTTCGCGGCCGCTTTGGCCAACGTGAGCGCCCGCTCGTCGGCCTCCGCCTCGGAGGCGGCCTCGGCGCCTCGCCGAAGCCATTTCACCGCTTCGGCCACGTCACCTCGTGACCACATCGCTTCGGCCGTCGAGAGCGCCCAAGACACATCCTCCGGATCGGTCGCGATCGGAGGAGGAATCGGCTCGTCGGTGTCGTTTTCGGCCACGGAATCGCCCTTCGCGCTACGCCTTATCGTCGACCGTGGGCGCGAAATTGACAAGCGCTATCCGCGATATCCCGAAAGAAATTCGCGGCGTTCCCGACGCCGCTCCGAGCTACGCCCCGGTGAAGGTCCCTGGCGACCGAGGCCGCCGGAAGAGTCGGGCAGGCCGCGAGCCGGACCGCTCTTCAGCCCCCCCCGACGAAGTGCACGATCTCGAAGGTGTCCCCTTCGGCGACCCGGCGTGTGGTGTGCTCGCTCCGGGGCACGACGTCTCGGTTCTGCTCGACGGCCACGAGGGCGCCGAGCCCGAGCGTGTCGAGCAGGCTACGGACGGTCGTGCCCTCGGGCACGTCGTGGGGGGCTCCGTTGACGGTGATTCGCATGACGACCTCGGTCACCGTCCTAGCAAACCCGCGTTCGCGGATCCCACGACAATGGCGTGGACGAGCGCTCCGAGGTCGCGCCCCGGTCGCGAGTCGGGCCGAAGAGCCACCGTCGCAGGAATCGGCTGCCGCGGAAGGGCGTTTTGGGCTATGTCGCGGAGCTCCCATGGTCGGTGTACAACCCAGCGAGATCACGGCGCTCCTCGGGCGCGGAACGCACTTCGACGGCAAGCTTCGTTTCGACGGGGTCGTCCGCATCGATGGCAGCTTCACCGGCGAAATCCGCAGCGAGGACACGCTCATCGTGGGAGAAGGGGCGGAGATTCGGGCGAACGTCACCGTCGCGACCGTCATCGTGCGCGGGGGCACCGTCATCGGCGACATTCGCGCCAAGGTCGCCGTGGAGGTGCACGCTCCGGCGAAGGTCGTCGGGAACATCCACTCGCCGTCGCTCTTCATCGACCGTGGCGTCGCGTTCGAGGGCACCTGCCGCATGGACGCGGTGGAGCCGGACGAGGACATCGAGGTCCCGTGAGGTCGCGGCTCGTCCTCGGGGCCTTCGTAGCGCTCGGGGTCGCGTGCGCGAACGCCGGCAAGAACGAGCCCCAACGCGCGCCCTCGCCGACGAAAGCCGACGCGGGACCGCAAGAAGGCGTCGACGCCGGATCGCCTGTTCCGTGGAGCGCCGAGGTGGCCCGCGTCGCCACTCTGGGGTTCGTCGAGGTCGGGACGTTCACGCTCGCCGGCGCCGAGGCTCGGACCCTGCTCGGACTGCCGCTCTCGGCCGTGACGTGTGTGAGGATCGGGGTTCGCGGCCGGGACGATGCGGAGGTTCGAGTGCTCGTCGGTGGCACCGAGCGCGCGCGGCTCACCCTGGTTCCTGGCGAGGTGCTCGGGGCGGGGCCGCTCTGCGGGAGCGCTGGCGAGGCCATCGAGCTCGAGCGCCTACGCGGGAC from Myxococcales bacterium carries:
- a CDS encoding PrsW family intramembrane metalloprotease, whose protein sequence is MSTTTPHISDEFSRGTSWARALVALALVLLAVLSAGCALPGLSDVTTTYTLPANAPADVVMRVRQRLAVVHLSADVKREGTRLVVRSTADLGPDVERELGRPSGLELHTFAFRCAPACEGPETAPPEKAEGDVALVRRLGNGSLSRVVVGPRVAVLDARDLDIVRDGAALRVHAREGTPAAEALGRVSGTTAVLASRGFAVFVGRPEGTLGLTFGDDLVAYERARATAAFLSLPALPDLGAPSRSVAPPAPMLAGFAVILPVVLSLVYAAFVRRFDRAHPEPLGLVGVTFVMGALAAPAAGLVEWGLSRLSPYTTPELLTFGGLPKALPLASIGFALFVGLPEEGAKLLATRYATKRREFDEPVDGIVYAAIAALGFAAAENLVYFASGRVSATLVVGRAFTALPVHVFLSGLWGHALGERLVRPGARVVPWLLASAALHGLYDAAMSTSSMFGMGLLVVIALAIAFVAVLRKSLRHGPVSDATVRAAAEIRRVHAFGRGLVFPLLALLLPVLAAVLLALASAWEATGSSATSPYAAPLALVTTVIAAVLWGITSTLPLDAVVDGHGVTFAGAVRAFDEIDSTAIAGEYLEIHSPRGDIEIGPGPRRDLEMLRDEIRDFSDRRGAPSPTPTSQEG
- a CDS encoding protein kinase encodes the protein MSRSHGESPRVTALIGQEIDGRYRVDSVIARGGMGAVLRGTHLVLGQPVAIKVMLDAEMREGTLRERFLREARILAQLRAPTIASILDAGLLPDGTVYIVMELLEGEDLESVLVTRGRLPVDVTARIVAQVCEGLAEAHEQGVVHRDLKPANIFLSDRPNGEKSVKIIDFGISKREGEVSETTGVNTMVGSPFYMAPEQIYASRSVDGRADIWSLGVILYRLVVGSQPFEAPTLPSILVKIKSTSPPFPPEIDPRFVDVVKRCLEKDKARRYPSALELRDDLLRLSGDGARSVVGLSDGNPRSSRARISSVDLDERRGSRSHVDDGATTRSLSGAMSSSLSLTRARDAHGESLALSLGDADLVIEESPHGKTQPDAETPYATSEIEVLGEAVAPAPETPRGAPPAPRARVVADDMKATVPRLFPTPEVVRAQQASLSSEGRPSPFPKALDAPRAPAEPMRGWSPSTWSPAAPVSSEAPGEPTDPAVARPVEAPPFGTWVVGTAITVSLLLGGVLLAAQCGSTSPPPPPPPAATARAGPTPSTSDPSTLPPHSPPVLVVLSPPPPPPVEPSDASDAGRPH
- a CDS encoding GNAT family N-acetyltransferase, whose product is MTFRPLAPSDAALLREATFGNVNWTGEARVSRAAFEASPELLRYAAFDPTRGDFGFVAEGDVGVVWVLFLDERAPGYGFVEDGVPELGIHVERAHRSRGLGAALLHRVIEEGRRRGLERLSLSVEADNPAVRLYRKAGFAPFDTTRGIHVLSLAPDGVGKV
- a CDS encoding mechanosensitive ion channel family protein, which produces MGFGTELAAAGVLLVGIVVVASLVNAFAKDHRWVVRRLVILYALYALTLGVSFVLDRTGLGWARTARVVAHAFATFTAINVVAAVVFDLGLPRLGLHPAKIVSDLVLGLAYALGTGAVLAASGFSLSSVLTTGAVFSAVLALSLQSTLGNVLGGVTLQLDGSFKVGDWVQLENGRQGVVREIRWRCTILETRDFDTIVLPNSQLMTSTFTVLGRRGGKSVPRRMKHLFNVDFRTAPTRVVSVVTDALLASPLPNVADDPPPSVWCVDLGRDMRQSFAVYEVRYFILDLGPDSRTSSAVLSRVHASLRRAGIPLAMPVETHIRLEGDEADARREERHKLRRRDALSTVTIFRALEPEERAVLEAQLDYVPFTAGEKMTRQGAMAHWLYVMTSGEAEVRRTHEDGETTKLGTIQAPDFFGEMGLMTGEPRIADVVAKTDVECFRLRKEGFEKVLLNRPEIAKELSSLLAERRMSLLSAAGERTKSRGEEEERIFEAIGRFFGLKT
- a CDS encoding 2-oxoglutarate dehydrogenase E1 component; its protein translation is MFEEFGINAGVVEELHARYLQSPQSVDEKWRTFFAELDRPYARANGSGNGTVVVERPSSAPAAMPRQDLLDAAALQGRVFQLVNAYRTSGHMHAHLDPLGAPPEPSDEFDLHRFDLSAAQLDETFPTVGIAGMPPHAPLRAIIAHLRETYGSSIGVEFRHIENVEAREWLQNKMEASRNRPTLAHDEVLRILTKLTDAENLEQFIHKNFLGAKRFSLEGAESMIAMLDLLVEEAGKHDVDEIVFGMAHRGRLNVLVNIMDKPAQELFAAFRDKNPERFVGGGDVKYHLGHSTDRVTGAGKSIHLTLAFNPSHLEFVNPVVEGRVRAKQDRRKRKSVMPLLIHGDAAFIGQGVVPETLNMAGLEGYATGGTVHLVVNNQIGFTTIPEDSRSTRYCTDIARMMRVPVFHVNGEDPEAVIHVARLAIEYRQKFAQDVVIDMYCYRRYGHNETDEPRFTQPTMYAAIDKKPTIRDVYVRRLLQSGHIDEARANAIRDDRKLVLDRALEDATKGDYNKLPAAGGGLWAGYKGGPDAETPEVPTAVSKERLVELSHKLTALPPGFTPNAKVHALIEGRAKKVGSGATFDWGTAEHLAFATLVTEGHRIRLSGQDARRGTFTHRHATLYDMSTGVRHTPLQHLGASFDVFDSPLSEAGVLGFEYGYSLDCPEGLVLWEAQFGDFANGAQVIIDQFIVSGEDKWNRMSGLVLLLPHGYEGQGPEHSSARIERFLQLAAQDNIQIMNLTTPAQIFHALRRQVKRKWRKPLVVFTPKSLLRHPKAVSTVDDLANGAFQKVIGDPVVEPKATKRVLVCSGKVYYDLVDAREKKGRADVAILRLEQLYPLGNALETALAPYPTDVPVVWVQEEPRNAGACYFLSACFFPNLKRPYQIVSRPAAASPATGSKASHDLEQQRLLDEAFG